The Pseudomonas multiresinivorans DNA window CGGGTTGTTGCGGGCGACATGGGCGCGCAGCAGCGGCTGCTCGCCGGACAGTTCCATCTCGAACGGCAGATGGTTGGCGTCCAGCAGGCCATCGTGGCCCGTGACCAGGATGCCCAGGGGATAGTCGCGGATGAGCCGGTGCAGCTCGTCCGGGCGGGTTTCCTCGAAATGCGCAGGTACGTACATGCAAGACCTCGACAGCAGGTAACAGCGGACATCATGCCGCCGTATTGGCACCCTATAAAGATCCATTGCGGGCCCTGGCGACAGAACCAATCCCGGATGACCGAAGATTTGGTACACCCTATGCATCGCCCCGCTGGACGGCAATGGTGCCGCACCCTACTCTAGCCCTTGGCCAGCATTCGCCCTGGATGGCAGACACAGGCTCCCACTCTCGATGACCGCACCCGAGTTTCCCGCCGCTCCTCCCCGGCAGTCCCAGGGGAGAATTCCGCCGCGCCTGCAGGATGCCTACAAGGCGTACGTGGTCCAGCATTACCGGCGCTTCCTGCTGGCGATCAACTTCATCGCCATGGCCGCCTACGATTCCTACGTGCTGGCCGACGCGCTGCTGATCCCGGACATGGCCAAGGAGTCCCTGCTGCTGCGCAGCGGCCTGAGCCTGATCGGCCTGCTCAACATCTTCCTGGTGTTCCGCTTCAGCCGCAGCGTGCTGGTGATGGACATGCTGATGCCGTTGCACGACATCGTCTCCACCATCGCCTGGTTCGAGCTGCTCAAGCGCAGCGCCTCGCCGGACGTGCCCTTCTTCCTCTATGCCTCGGTGGTGTTCATCCTGCTGGGCAACCTGGGCGTGCGCTATTCGTTCAAAGGCATAGCGCTGGTCTCGGCGACCATCTCGGCGATCATTCTCTACAACGTCTGGCTGATCCATGACGGCGCGGCCAAGCCGCTGCTGATCTTCACCCTGGTCTACCTGCCCATCGCCCTGTTCAGCCTGTTCATCAGCTGGACCAACATCAAGGGCGTGCGCCAGGCCTTTCTCGCCGACCTCGAGGGACGCCGCCAGCGCGCGGAACTGGCCTCGCTCAACCTGCGCCTGCAGGAGCTGGCCACCACCGACGGCCTCACCGGCGTGGGCAACCGCCGGGCCCTGGACCTGCAGCTCAACGAAAGCTGGCACGGCATGCGCGCCCACGGCCGGCCCTTCGCCCTGCTGATGGCCGACATCGACTACTTCAAACCGTACAACGACCATTACGGGCACCAGGCCGGCGACCGCTGCCTGTGCCAGGTGGCCGAGAACCTGGTCGGCACCCTGCGCGGCGGGCAGGCCAACGTCTATCGTTATGGCGGTGAGGAATTCGCCATCCTGCTGGAGGCGACCAACGCCGAAGACCTGCGCTGCGTCGCCGAACGACTGCGCGAACAGGTGGCGAGCCTGGGCATCGAACACCTGCACCGGCCCGACAGCCTGCGCCAGCTGACCATCAGCCTCGGTGCGGCAATGGCCAACGAGGGCGGCCTGCATGAACCGCGCGAGTTGCTCGCCCGCTGCGACCGCCACCTGTACATCGCCAAGCAGAAAGGTCGCAACCGTGTGCAACTCAGCGGCATGCCAGGCGTCTGACCACCATAGCCAACCCGGCACGTGCTGCCGGCGTCTCCCTGGACTCGCCGGGCGATGCCCGCCCTGCGTGACGACCGCCACAGGGAACGCCCCAACGAGGCCAGTGTGAAACGCGACATCCGCCTTGCCATCCTCCTGCTGTCGATCATCAGCCTGACCGTCGCCATCGCCACGGTCTGGGAGCTGTGGTCGGCCCGCGAGCGCACGCTGGCGGAAACCACCACACACAATCTCAACCTCACCCAGGCGCTGGATACCTACGTCGAAGGCATAGTCACGCAGAGCTCCATGCTGCTGCTCGGTATCGCCGAACGCCTGGAGCACGAAGGCCTCGCCGCTGCGCAGCTGCAACGCCTCAATGAGCTGGTGCAACGGCAGCAGCACCTGCTCGTGCAGCTCAACGGCGTCGGCATCTACGACGCCCAGGGCAACTGGCTGATGACCTCTACCGGCCCCTTCCCGCCCGGCTCCAACAGCGCCGACCGCGCATACTTCATCCACCATCGCGACAACCCTTCGCTGGAGGCCTATATCGACGGGCCGATCCACAGTCGCTCCACCGGCGTCTGGGTGATCACCGTCAGCCGCCGCTACAACGACGCCCAGGGCAACTTTGCCGGGGTGATAGTGGCGGCGCTCGGCGTGCAGGATTTCCTGCGCCTGTTCGGCAAGATCGATATCGGCAAGACCGGCGCCATCGGCGTTGCCACCAGCAGCGGCCAGGTGCTGGTGCGCTACCCCTTCCGCGAGAGCGACATGGGCCGCGTGCTCTCGCGCTCGCCGATCTTCACCCAGTACCTGGAGAACGCCACGGTCGGCAGCGCGACCTTCGCCTCCTCGCTGGACGGCATCGAGCGTATCTACGCCTTCCGCAAGAACGAGCGCTACCCGCTGGTGACCTCGGTCGCCCTGGGCAAGGACGAAGCCCTCGCCGCCTGGCGTGCCGACGCCTTGCGCACGGTCGCCATCGCCTTCGGCCTGCTGATGGTCATCGTGGTGATCGGCAGCCTGCTGATCCTCGCCATCCAGCGCCGCATCGGCACCGAACGCCTGCTGCGCGACGCCCGCGAGGACCTGATCAAGGCCAACCGCCAACTGGAAGTCCTCGCCTCCCGCGACCCCCTCACCGGCCTGGAGAACCGCCGCAGCTTCGACGACCACCTGATCGCCGAGCTGCGCCGCGCGCACCGCGAGCGCACGCCGCTGGGGCTGCTGCTGATCGACGTCGACCACTTCAAGCGCTTCAACGACACCTACGGTCACCCGGCTGGCGACGACTGCCTGCGTCGCATCGGCCGCGTCCTCGCCGACAGCGTGCGCCGCCCCGGCGACCTCGCTGCACGCTACGGCGGCGAGGAGCTGGCGGTGATCCTGCCCAATACGGCAGCGGACGGTGCCCTTGCCGTCGCCGAACAGTTCATGAAGCGCCTGCAGCAGGCCAATCTCACCCACGCAGGCAGTCCGCTGGGCCGCATCACCGCGAGCATCGGCATTGCCACGTTGCCCGGCGGCAGCGACAACTCCGCCGCCACGCTCATCGAGGCCGCCGACCGCGCGCTGTACCGCGCCAAGGCGGCCGGCCGCAATCGCCTGGAAAATGCCCCCACGCTGCCGGGAACCGCACCGTGATATTCGAACCCGCCCTGCTCGACGCCCTGCGCAAAGCCCACCACGTGGTGGTATTCACCGGTGCTGGTGTTTCCGCCGAGAGTGGTGTCCCCACCTTCCGCGACCGCCTCAGCGGGCTGTGGCAGCGTTTCGACGCCGCATCCCTGGCCACTGCCCAGGCCTTCCGTGCCGACCCGCCGCTGGTCTGGGGCTGGTATGAATGGCGGCGCAGCGTCGTCCATCGCGCGCAGCCCAATCCCGCTCACCTGGCCATCGCAGCGCTGGCGGGCAAGGTGCCGAGGCTCACGCTGATCACCCAGAACGTCGACGATCTCCACGAACGCGCCGGCAGCCACGACGTCACCCACCTGCACGGCCAACTGGAGCGCCCGCGCTGTTTCGACTGCCAGCGCGAACCCGACGCAGCGCTGCCGGTACCGGATGAGCCTGAGGCAGGGCGCCGCGTACCGCCGCCGGCCTGCGCCCATTGCGGCGGCCCGCTGCGCCCCGGCGTGGTGTGGTTCGGCGAAGGCCTGCCGATGAATGCCCTCAACCACGCCTTCCAGGCCGCCGAAGACTGCGACCTGCTGATCTCCGTGGGCACCTCCGGCGTGGTCTACCCGGCGGCCGAAGTCCCGCAGATCGCCTGGCGCGCCGGGGCCACTGTCCTGCACATCAACCCCGCACCGGGCCCGCTGCACGGCGAACGCGACTTCGCCCTCGCCTGCGCGGCGGGTCTTGCCTTACCAGCCCTGGTGGATGCTGCTTTCGCCGTGCACTGATCTCACCACACCGTAAGGCCAGCCTGACGACTGGATCGCAGGATCAACTCCAGCGCCGACTTTGTAGGAACGAGGGGGACGCCTAGTTCTTGCTCGCGAACCCGATTGACACCGGTGCTGTCGGGGAACGCTGTTCGCGAGCAAGCTCGCTCCTACGAAGAGCCATCAGCACCGACCGCTAAACCGCCGGCATCTGCAACGTCACGCAATGGATGCCGCCGCCACCGGCGGCAATCGGGTCGATGTTCAACTGCACGATCTCGCGGTCCGGGTACAGCTCGCTGAGCAAGGCATGGCAATGCTCGTCCGCCGCCGCATCACCGAACTTCGGCGCAATCACTCCGCCATTCACCGGCAGGTAGTTGATGTAACCGGCCGCGAAATCCGGGTTGTCGCGGTTGTAGGCGCTGGGCTTGGGCTTCATCGGCGGCGGCAGCGTGTGCAGCTTCAGCGCGCGGCCATCGGCATCCGTGGCGGTCTTGAGGATCTCCAGGTGGCGACGGGTGACAGCGTGGTCATAGGACTGCGGATCGTTGTCCAGGTTGACCACCACCACGCCCGGCTCGACGAAGCGCGCATAGAAGTCCACGTGCGCATCGGTGATGTCCTTGCCGCGAATGCCCGGCAGCCAGATCACCTTGCGCAGCCCCAGCACGCGCTTGAGTTCAGCCTCGACGCGAGGACGCGACCAGCCCGGATTGCGGTTGTCGTTGACCCAGCAGCTTTCGGTGAAGATCGCCGTGCCGTGGCCATCCACTTCAATGCCGCCGCCCTCCCCGCACAGCTCGCTGACGATGGCCTTGGCCTCCAAGTCCTCGGCCAGTGCCGCCGACACTTCACGGTCGCGCTCGGCGTGCTGCTTGCCGCCCCAGCCGTTGAAGTTGAAATCGGCCAGCGCCAGGCCGCCCGGCGTGCCGTCGACGAGGAAGCAACCGCCGTAGTCGCGCACCCAGATGTCATCCACCGGCACCGGCAGGAAGTCGACA harbors:
- a CDS encoding SIR2 family NAD-dependent protein deacylase yields the protein MFEPALLDALRKAHHVVVFTGAGVSAESGVPTFRDRLSGLWQRFDAASLATAQAFRADPPLVWGWYEWRRSVVHRAQPNPAHLAIAALAGKVPRLTLITQNVDDLHERAGSHDVTHLHGQLERPRCFDCQREPDAALPVPDEPEAGRRVPPPACAHCGGPLRPGVVWFGEGLPMNALNHAFQAAEDCDLLISVGTSGVVYPAAEVPQIAWRAGATVLHINPAPGPLHGERDFALACAAGLALPALVDAAFAVH
- a CDS encoding GGDEF domain-containing protein, with the translated sequence MTAPEFPAAPPRQSQGRIPPRLQDAYKAYVVQHYRRFLLAINFIAMAAYDSYVLADALLIPDMAKESLLLRSGLSLIGLLNIFLVFRFSRSVLVMDMLMPLHDIVSTIAWFELLKRSASPDVPFFLYASVVFILLGNLGVRYSFKGIALVSATISAIILYNVWLIHDGAAKPLLIFTLVYLPIALFSLFISWTNIKGVRQAFLADLEGRRQRAELASLNLRLQELATTDGLTGVGNRRALDLQLNESWHGMRAHGRPFALLMADIDYFKPYNDHYGHQAGDRCLCQVAENLVGTLRGGQANVYRYGGEEFAILLEATNAEDLRCVAERLREQVASLGIEHLHRPDSLRQLTISLGAAMANEGGLHEPRELLARCDRHLYIAKQKGRNRVQLSGMPGV
- a CDS encoding agmatine deiminase family protein, with the translated sequence MMTRRNLLGTGITLAAGLGLGLGRVALASGKWTMPDEHRKQERVFVAYAASADVWEDLAPDVNATVARLARAIAEFQPVTVLCRPEQQAEAKRACGGQNVDFLPVPVDDIWVRDYGGCFLVDGTPGGLALADFNFNGWGGKQHAERDREVSAALAEDLEAKAIVSELCGEGGGIEVDGHGTAIFTESCWVNDNRNPGWSRPRVEAELKRVLGLRKVIWLPGIRGKDITDAHVDFYARFVEPGVVVVNLDNDPQSYDHAVTRRHLEILKTATDADGRALKLHTLPPPMKPKPSAYNRDNPDFAAGYINYLPVNGGVIAPKFGDAAADEHCHALLSELYPDREIVQLNIDPIAAGGGGIHCVTLQMPAV
- a CDS encoding sensor domain-containing diguanylate cyclase, producing the protein MKRDIRLAILLLSIISLTVAIATVWELWSARERTLAETTTHNLNLTQALDTYVEGIVTQSSMLLLGIAERLEHEGLAAAQLQRLNELVQRQQHLLVQLNGVGIYDAQGNWLMTSTGPFPPGSNSADRAYFIHHRDNPSLEAYIDGPIHSRSTGVWVITVSRRYNDAQGNFAGVIVAALGVQDFLRLFGKIDIGKTGAIGVATSSGQVLVRYPFRESDMGRVLSRSPIFTQYLENATVGSATFASSLDGIERIYAFRKNERYPLVTSVALGKDEALAAWRADALRTVAIAFGLLMVIVVIGSLLILAIQRRIGTERLLRDAREDLIKANRQLEVLASRDPLTGLENRRSFDDHLIAELRRAHRERTPLGLLLIDVDHFKRFNDTYGHPAGDDCLRRIGRVLADSVRRPGDLAARYGGEELAVILPNTAADGALAVAEQFMKRLQQANLTHAGSPLGRITASIGIATLPGGSDNSAATLIEAADRALYRAKAAGRNRLENAPTLPGTAP